A single genomic interval of Salmo trutta chromosome 13, fSalTru1.1, whole genome shotgun sequence harbors:
- the LOC115206828 gene encoding cell wall protein DAN4, producing MTSTVTTITSSDATTTSTISTVTSSDSTTPSTTPTPTSSDATTPSTASTVTSSEATNPSTTSTVTTSDAIISLTTSTVTSSYATTPSTTTTPISSDATTSSTTSTPTSSNATTPSTTSTPTSSDSTTPSTTLTVTSSDATTTTTPTISIVTSSDATIPSTTSTVTTSDAIIPLTTSTVTSSYATTPSTVTSSDATTTSTISIVTSSDATIPSNTSTVTTSDAIIPLTTSTVTSSYATTPSTVTSSDATTTSTISIVTSSDATNALTTSTPTSSDATTPSTTSKSTSSDSTTSTTSTPTSSHATTPSTTSKSTSSDSTTSTTSTVTSNDSTTPSTVTSCDATTTSTISIVTTSDATIPSTISIVTSSDATTPSTTSTVTSSDATTPSTVTSSDATTPSTTSTPTSSNGNTPSTTSTPTSSDDTTPTATSTVTSDVTTLRPIMPSKSGTTTVITRTSTFVAVSTPSTPSQGLTFRDTTLVTTIETTVAECKTLVNVIRLENVTSKLISVSWTGINLDQQIEYKVKLTSGSKSIQNETSATKAVFSDLTPGTIHTLIIEYLSCSIKKNISANIITAGKVYESFTRIPGRDFVSDYTNQSSKLYKDFVTNFTMQVKNNLPKGYQDLIRCKEMVIVVTGVRRGVIVDFDLVTALEVNLSTSDMQKSVINALNSSALGVDLNITSVKEADICQRGGYTCSKNATCVREGPSHTCGCKAEFYDQNPTVPGTDCKRNITPGADPCKGLCSSRAQCVVGPSGSQECSCYPGLIDQNPVNRGKLCIDPVDCFDQEKELCSSQNQCLPSKFLCSLGNVFKLTANLNSWIFNSSLYDPGSDAWAHASTKIVTTEFPRYQRPREKAGKWRP from the exons ATGACATCAACAGTCACTACAA tcacttcaagtgatgccaccactacCTCAACTATatcaacagtcacttcaagtgattccaccactccctcaactacaccaacacccacttcaagtgatgccaccactccaTCAACTGcatcaacagtcacttcaagtgaagCCACCAATCCCTCAACAACATCAACAGTCACTACAAGTGATGCCATTATTTCCTTAACTACATCAACAGTCACTTCTAGttatgccaccactccctcaactacAACAACACCCatttcaagtgatgccaccacttcCTCAACTACATCAACACCCACGTCAAGtaatgccaccactccctcaactacatcaacacccacttcaagtgattccaccactccctcaactacattaacagtcacttcaagtgatgccaccaccaccaccacgccaACTATATCaatagtcacttcaagtgatgccaccattCCCTCAACGACATCAACAGTCACTACAAGTGATGCCATCATTCCCTTAACTACATCAACAGTCACTTCTAGttatgccaccactccctcaacagtcacttcaagtgatgccaccaccacCTCAACTATATCaatagtcacttcaagtgatgccaccattCCCTCAAATACATCAACAGTAACTACAAGTGATGCCATCATTCCCTTAACTACATCAACAGTCACTTCTAGttatgccaccactccctcaacagtcacttcaagtgatgccaccaccacCTCAACTATATCaatagtcacttcaagtgatgccaccaatGCCTTAACTACATCAAcacccacttcaagtgatgccaccactccctcaactacATCAAAATCCACTTCAAGTGATTCCACCACCTCAACTACATCAACACCCACTTCAAGtcatgccaccactccctcaactacATCAAAATCCACTTCAAGTGATTCCACCACCTCAACTacatcaacagtcacttcaaatgattccaccactccctcaacagtcaCTTCATGTGATGCCACCACCACCTCAACTATATCAATAGTCACTACAAGTGATGCCACCATTCCCTCAACTATATCaatagtcacttcaagtgatgccaccactcctTCAACTACGTctacagtcacttcaagtgatgccaccactccctcaacagtcacttcaagtgatgccaccacccCCTCAACTACATCAACACCCACTTCAAGTAATGGCAACACTCCCTCAACTACATCAACACCCACTTCAAGTGATGACACAACTCCCACTGCTACATCGACAGTCACAAGTGATGTCACTACTCTAAGACCAATAATGCCATCAAAAAGTGGTACTACTACAGTAATAACAAGAACCTCAACATTTGTAGCAGTAtccactccctccactccctcacaGGGACTAACTTTCAGAGACACTACTTTGGTGACAACAATCGAAACCACTGTTGCAGAATGCA AAACTCTGGTGAATGTCATCAGGCTGGAGAATGTCACCAGTAAGTTAATCAGTGTGAGTTGGACAGGTATTAACCTGGACCAGCAGATAGAGTACAAGGTGAAGCTGACGTCTGGTTCCAAATCAATCCAGAATGAGACCTCAGCCACCAAAGCTGTTTTCTCAGACCTTACTCCTGGAACCATACACACTCTGATTATTGAGTACTTATCCTGCAGTATCAAGAAAAACATTTCAGCAAACATAATCACTG CTGGAAAGGTCTATGAATCTTTCACTCGAATTCCAGGCAGAGATTTTGTGTCTGATTATACAAATCAATCCAGCAAACTTTACAAAGACTTTGTGACAAATTTTACCATGCAG GTTAAAAACAATCTCCCGAAAGGATACCAGGACCTTATCAGGTGTAAAGAAATGGTGATTGTTGTGACTGGTGTTCGCAGAGGTGTGATCGTTGACTTTGATCTGGTCACTGCTCTGGAGGTCAACCTGTCAACCTCTGACATGCAGAAGAGCGTCATCAATGCGCTGAATTCATCTGCACTCGGAGTGGATCTGAATATCACCTCTGTAAAAG AGGCAGATATCTGTCAAAGAGGAGGTTACACATGCTCAAAAAATGCCACCTGTGTCAGAGAGGGACCTTCACATACATGTGGATGCAAGGCAGAATTCTACGACCAAAATCCAACCGTACCGGGTACTGACTGCAAGA GAAATATCACTCCAGGTGCAGATCCATGTAAAGGCTTGTGTTCATCACGTGCTCAGTGTGTGGTTGGTCCTAGTGGGAGCCAGGAGTGTAGCTGCTATCCTGGTTTAATAGATCAGAATCCTGTTAATCGTGGGAAGCTGTGCATAG ATCCAGTGGACTGTTTTGATCAAGAAAAGGAACTTTGCTCATCCCAAAATCAGTGTCTTCCGTCCAAGTTTCTCTGCTCAC
- the LOC115206398 gene encoding mucin-5AC-like yields MQERISSWLIKVAFMLFVTYITSVSSDATTPSTTLTPTSSDSTTPSTTSTVTSSDATTTSTISTVTSSDSTNALTTSTVTSSYATTPSTVTSSDDTIPSTTSTPTSRDDITPSTTSTPTSSESTTPSTTSKSTSSDSTTTSTTSTVTSSDSTTPSTVTSSDATTTTPTISIVTSSDATIPSTTSTVTTSDAIIPLTTSTVTSSYATTPSTVTSSDATTTSTISIVTSSDATIPSTTSIVTTSDAIIPFTTSTVTSSYATTPSTTTPTSSDATTPSTTSTPTSSESTTPSTTSTPTSSDATTLSTTSTVTSSYSTTPSTVTSSDATTTSTISTVTSSDSTTPSTTPTPTSSDATTPSTASTVTSNDFTTPSIVTSSDATTTSTISIVTSSEVTNPSTTSTVTTSDAIIPLTTSTVTSSYATTPSTTTPTSSDATTPSTTSTSTSSDATTPSTTSTVTASDSTTPSTVTSSYATTPSTVTSSDATTTSTISIVTSSDATNALTTSTVTSSYATTPSTTTPTSSDATTPSTTSTPTSSESTTPSTTSTPTSSDATALSTTSTVTSSDTTSTVTSSDAITPSTTPTPSSSDYTTPSTTSTVTASDSTTTSTISTVTKSDSTIPSMTSTSTSSDSTTPSTILTVTSSNSTTPSTVTSSDATTTTTPTISIVTSSDATNALTTSTVTSSYATTPSTTTPTSSDATTPSTTSTVNTSDAILPLTTSTVTSSYATTPSTVTSSDATTTSTKSIVTSSDSTTTSATSTVTSSYATTPSTVTSSDDTIPSTTSTPTSSDDTTPSTTSTPTSSESTTPSTTSKSTSSDSTTTSTTSTVTSSDSTTPSTVT; encoded by the exons atgcaAGAAAGAATATCCTCTTGGCTTATCAAGGTTGCCTTTATGTTAT TTGTCACATACATTACATCCGTATCAAGTGATGCCACTACTCCCTCAACTACATTAACACCCACTTCAAGTGattccaccactccctcaactacatcaacagtcacttcaagtgatgccaccactacCTCAACTATatcaacagtcacttcaagtgattcCACCAATGCCTTAACCACATCAACAGTCACTTCTAGttatgccaccactccctcaacagttACTTCAAGTGATGACACCATTCCCTCAACTACATCAACACCCACTTCAAGAGATGACATCACTCCCTCAACTACATCAACACCCACTTCAAGTGaatccaccactccctcaactacATCAAAATCCACTTCAAGTGATTCTACCACCACCTCAACCacatcaacagtcacttcaagtgattccaccactccctcaacagtcacttcaagtgatgccaccaccacCACGCCAACTATATCaatagtcacttcaagtgatgccaccattCCCTCAACGACATCAACAGTCACTACAAGTGATGCCATCATTCCCTTAACTACATCAACAGTCACTTCTAGttatgccaccactccctcaacagtcacctcaagtgatgccaccaccacCTCAACTATATCaatagtcacttcaagtgatgccaccattCCCTCAACGACATCAATAGTCACTACAAGTGATGCCATCATTCCCTTCACTACATCAACAGTCACTTCTAGttatgccaccactccctcaactacaacacccacttcaagtgatgccaccactccctcaactacatcaacacccacttcaagtgaatccaccactccctcaacaacatcaacacccacttcaagtgatgccaccactctcTCAACTACATCAACAGTCACATCAAGTTattccaccactccctcaacagtcacttcaagtgatgccaccactacCTCAACTATATCAACTGTCACTTCAAGTGATTCCACCACCCCCTCAACTACACCAAcacccacttcaagtgatgccaccactccaTCAACTGCATCAACAGTCACTTCAAATGATTTCACCACTCCCTCAATAGTCACCTCAAGTGATGCCACTACCACCTCAACTATATCAATAGTCACTTCAAGTGAAGTCACCAATCCCTCAACGACATCAACAGTCACTACAAGTGATGCCATCATTCCCTTAACTACATCAACAGTCACTTCTAGttatgccaccactccctcaactacaacacccacttcaagtgatgccaccactccctcaactacatcaacatcgacttcaagtgatgccaccactccctcaactacATCAACAGTCACTGCAAGTGattccaccactccctcaacagtcacttctagttatgccaccactccctcaacagtcacctcaagtgatgccaccaccacCTCGACTATATCaatagtcacttcaagtgatgccaccaatGCCTTAACTACATCAACAGTCACTTCTAGttatgccaccactccctcaactacaacacccacttcaagtgatgccaccactccctcaactacatcaacacccacttcaagtgaatccaccactccctcaactacatcaacacccacttcaagtgatgccaccgcTCTCTCAACAACATCAACAGTCACCTCAAGTGATACTACATCAACAGTCACATCAAGTGATGCCATCACTCCCTCAACTACACCAACACCCTCTTCAAGTGATTACACCACTCCCTCAACTACATCAACAGTCACTGCAAGTGATTCCACCACCACCTCAACTATATCAACAGTCACTAAAAGTGATTCCACCATTCCCTCAATGACATCAACATCCACTTCAAGTGattccaccactccctcaactatattaacagtcacttcaagtaattccaccactccctcaacagtcacttcaagtgatgccaccaccaccaccacgccaACTATATCaatagtcacttcaagtgatgccaccaatGCCTTAACTACATCAACAGTCACTTCTAGttatgccaccactccctcaactacaacacccacttcaagtgatgccaccactccctcaacgaCATCAACAGTCAATACAAGTGATGCAATCCTTCCCTTAACTACATCAACAGTCACGTCTAGttatgccaccactccctcaacagtcacctcaagtgatgccaccaccacCTCAACTAAATCaatagtcacttcaagtgattccaccaccacctcagctacatcaacagtcacttctagttatgccaccactccctcaacagtcacttcaagtgatgacACCATTCCCTCAACTACATCAACACCCACTTCAAGTGATGACACCACTCCCTCAACTACATCAACACCCACTTCAAGTGaatccaccactccctcaactacATCAAAATCCACTTCAAGTGATTCCACCACCACCTCAACCacatcaacagtcacttcaagtgattccaccactccctcaacagtcact